One genomic segment of Clavelina lepadiformis chromosome 3, kaClaLepa1.1, whole genome shotgun sequence includes these proteins:
- the LOC143448499 gene encoding angiopoietin-4-like, translating to MDLFFLLLTFYWENCEAATDQASRLLHRVLKVSGSLRREDLADSECTNIYASGSTSSGIYPIWLKERFQFTYVYCDMELVSTKKGWTTIQRRMNGEVNFNRGWDDYVRGFGNPRGECWLGLENIYRLLRQTAKAIEVNSAHQTLTMMKRNKVIVPEKTSQAGGSMVVAVRT from the exons atgGATTTGTTCTTTTTATTGTTGACATTTTATTGGGAAAATTGTGAAGCCGCAACTGACCAAGCCAGTAGATTATTGCACCGAGTTCTTAAAGTTAGCGGAAGTTTAAGAAGGGAAGATCTAGCAG ATTCAGAATGTACAAACATCTACGCAAGTGGTTCAACATCAAGTGGTATCTACCCGATATGGCTCAAGGAACGATTCCAGTTCACCTACGTCTACTGTGATATGGAGCTCGTTTCAACTAAGAAGGGCTGGACAACAATACAAAGAAGAATGAACGGGGAGGTCAACTTTAATAGGGGTTGGGACGATTACGTCAGAGGGTTTGGCAATCCTCGGGGTGAATGTTGGCTCGGCTTGGAAAACATTTATCGTTTGTTGAGACAGACAGCGAAAGCTATAGAAG TGAATTCAGCACACCAGACTCTGACAATGATGAAGAGGAACAAAGTCATTGTGCCAGAGAAAACAAGTCAGGCTGGTGGTTCTATGGTTGTGGCGGTTCGAACCTAA